CTTCTCCAGGAAACAGGGGCTTTCCACTGTCTGAAATCTTGTGGCTGCTTGTGGTCTGAGGCTGCCTTTTAGGAAAATCCTTCAGAGCTGAAGACATCACAATCAGCATGTTAAAAAGAATCTGCTTTCAGTGTTGCTGCAGGAGAACCGCCCTGCCCCTAAAATTCCAGGTAACAGAAACATCAGAACTTGTATAAAGAACTgcaaaaagccctggccggttggctcagcggtagagcgtcggcctagcgtgcggaggacccgggttcgattcccggccagggcacataggagaagcgcccatttgcttctccacccctccgccgcgctttcctctctgtctctctcttcccctcccgcagccgaggctccattggagccaagatggcccgggcgctgggcatggctctgtggcctctgcctcgggcgctagagtggctctggtcgcaatatggcgacgcccaggatgggcagagcatcgccccctggggggcagagcaccgcccctggtgggcgtgccgggtggatcccggtcgggcgcatgcgggagtctgtctgactgtctctccctgtttccagcttcagaaaaatgaaaaaaaaaaaaactgcaaaaaaacTTGCTTTCTTATAAACACCTACTGAATCAGctaataaaaaattgttattgtTAATCTTCCTCTAGTCAAGGAACTTAATTCTATTGAAACTCAGGTGGTATATTTTTCAACTTGTTGAACCTCCATCTACTGAGGTCTATAGTCATCGAGAAAACATGCAAGAAGTTTTTCTCATCTAGCACTTGCTCCACATCCCGTCTTCATGATTTCTTACCTGGCATATTATTCATTGATGGCAAATTGGGAGAACGAGCTGGAGGGGAGTCGTCATCTGAGCTGGCCACAGTCTTGATGGCATCATGGTATAATGGGGTAGAACTGGGCATTGCAAACTTGGACATTCGAGACATCATAATGGACAGTGGGTTCTGGGACAGAGTCGGTTCTGGAGGCATGGTGTAAGGTGTGCTAGAAGGTAAACTTCCTGGGATATTCACAGAGGCAGACtggctggctgcaggaggtggggggcCACCTaggagaaaaagcaaaagaaaacaaaagtgggCAGGGAATTAAATTCCCCTTGAAGGGTAGTGGTCCTATGATTATGAACTAGCAAGGCCAGGATGAGCCAGAGGAACAGGACAGTGTTATTAGACCCAGGACACAAATCATCAATCTTCTAGTCAGGATCCGTGTGTGtgcaaagggagaaggcagcatgATGTGGAGGTGACAGATCGCAGAGGGGAAGACAAACATACCATGAGTGTGTTAAAAATATTAGTTCAAGCTTGGGAAAAACATGGCTTACAGACAACTATTTCACTGGTAAGAATGTGAAGTAAGTGGAATGTTCCCTTGTAGTTGCGATTCAGAATTCAACTCAGGGATTAATTAGTATGCTGTGAGGCCAGACTAATGTTCTGACCCCAGGTACTAACCCATCACCCTACACATGCTCTTGATTAATTTCCACAAGATGCTGAACTAAAAAGGTCCAAGGGGCCTGTTCTACTGAATGGCTTTGTGAATTGCTATCCAACAGAGAAAAACACTTTGGCTTGTAGGATAAATCTCCTGTCTTATTCTGATTGTAGTCTTTCTCAAGTGGAGATAGCTTGGACCTAGTATTTACACCTCAGTGCTCATCTTCCACTGACTACCTCTGGTCCCATTCACAAAACCACCATCATCAGAGCTTCTCCTAGGAGGAAAATACCAATAAATGATAGTTGATCTGTGAGAACAGCAGTCTACCAAGGAAAAGATTTTGGTAACTTTCTGTGGTCAACACTTATCTATGAGAACCACTGAAGCATCTCAGCAGCTTCCTCTCTCCTTGGGATTATACTCAGAATCTCTTGACTTGAAGGCGGCCCCCTGAAGTGGGTGGGTCTAGTATTTAAAGAAGCCAGATTTATCCaatgttgacattttattttgcCAACATGTGTTAACTGTGCAAATGTAAATTATTCTGTGAAATGACACAAATTTCCCAGTCTCCTTTAACAGTTCTACCTGACAAATATATTCAGCACTAGGAGCCTGTTTTCTTTGCCAGGATCAGACACTTGTGCAGCATAATCCCATGGAAGTACTGGTCATGCACCTGGCCAACAAATATGTCTATCTTGGCAAAGGCCACCTCCTCTGGTTGCACTATCAAGGTAGGACACCagcaaagtaaataaaacaggCTTTTACAACCTCCAGCTATACGGTGCAATTGTGCGGATGCAGCATACTGACCTGACTCTACACTTCCCAGCATGGCTGGGGAGGCCATGGTGAGGGGTGCTTTATGGTTTGGAGGGATCCCGGGACTCTGAAGGGGAGGTTTCGGAGAGGAGGTCCATCCAGGTGACGGGGCAGGAAGTGATGGAGACTTGAGGTGAACAGGCGAAGCAGCAGCAGACCCCAAGATAGGGGGGGATTTAATGGAAGCCGCAGCAGCTGGGCCCGCCAGCATGCCTGCCAGCTGCGATGGAGTCTGGGGGGACTTGAGGTTCCCAGAGGGTGAGCCCAGCATTGGTGACTGGACTTGGCGCATTGTGGGAGATTTCAAAGGGTTAATGCCTGGGGAATGCACCTGACTGCCTACCACAGATATATCCAATGGCTTCCGCCCCAGGCCACGCTGAACTGGAGGAGCTGTGTTGAGGCTAGTGGGGTTACTGGAAGGGTTGAGAGGTAGTGGTGGCATATGACTGAGCCGGCTGTTAGTCCTTTGGTCGGGCCCAATTGATTCTCTGAGGTTCCGCAAGCCACTGTTGCTGCCTGGACCCTGAGACATGGGAAGGAACGGCCTGGGGCCCATGCCATACTCTTGCTGAGGGTGCTCACCAAATGGCAGAGGCACCATCTTCTGCTGAGCAGGCAGCATGTCTGTGCCACTGGGGCGTAATTTCATCATCTCCTCAGGGCCTGCCCCAGACTCTCTCATCTTCTGAGGTAACATCTGAGAGTTGGATCCCATGTTGACATTTAGACTGACATCTCCCTTCATCCCACTAGGAACCATCCCAAACTCAAGTTCCCGACCAGGGCCCATTTGTGGGGGTATTCCTTTTGCAAAGTCACCCCTGGAAGGACTCAGAGGGCCCTCAACTGGTATTCGAGGGAAAATAGGATTATTCCCAGATTCCATGTGTCGCTGGGAGCCTGGGATCATTCTATTCACCTCCATGCTGGGCCTGATGCTTTCCATGCTCATCCCTGGAGGAAGACCGAGCTGTTTCTCTGCCAGCTGCTGTTGAAACATCTCTTCAGACAATCCCTGGGGGTTTGGGAAGCGTTCCCCTCGCCCAGGGCCACTGAAGACGCCCTGGCCGGGGGGGAAGTTTCTACCATCGGGGATTTTTGGCACATCATCTGGCCAACTGACCCCAGAAAGACCTGGTCTAGACGCTGGGTTGGGGACATTTGGCCCCTCCATTTCAGAGTTTATCATCCCCGAAAAGCCAGGGAGGCGCATCTGGGTCCCTGGCATGTTGGGATGGGGAGCCATGCCCCTCGGGGGCAGAGAATGTGGCATGTTGATCCCATCAGCAAATGGCTCTCCGGCCCCAGGTCCCCAGCCTTCACCGGGGTTCATCTGGTATGGAGGGGGAGGCCCTCGGACCACTCCCCGAGGCCCATGCTGATGGACCATCATGTCCTGGAGGGAGCACTGCTGCACAACCACTTGTTcctgctttctcctcttctcttcatAAAACTCCTGCTGCAATTTCAGCCAAGCTATCTGCTCAGGGGTCATATGATCCAGGTGGTCGGGTCCCATGGGCCCAGACTGAGAGTTCATGGAAGGTGGAACCATTTCATCTGGAGAAAAGGGCACATCTCTATGTCCTTGAGGGCCAAATGGAGCTCCCAAGTCTGTCCGGGGCCCAGGTCCCTTACCTAGGCTTTGGGATTGAGCCATCATGGCCTGTATTGGCCcttctggttttttctgaggTGCGTCTAATACCCCAGAATTCTGCTGAGGTCCACCACTTTGTCCTCCTGTGAATTCTTTCTCATCAGGGAAAAGCATTCGTTGGATATCTCTGAGCGTCTGTAAGGAGCGCTCCCGGTGCTCCAGCTGCTCCTGAGACAATCCATCGGGGTTCTCTCCCAGTGTGGGGGCCTCTCCACTGGCAACTGGTGGAGGCGGGGGAGCTTTGGGATCTGCTGAAGAGCTATTGCTCCCCTGGGAAACAGGGGTCACTGCTCGGTTGTTGGGCGTCAAGTTGGGCCCGGTACCATCGGAGGGCAGTGGAGTGGAGCTGGCAGGACTGCCCACAGAAGGAATCAGTTTGCTTTCTACCCCAGGACTATCCCGGTCCAGGGGATGTGGGGGTGCAGCAGGCTTAGGTGCTGGTGCCGGAATGGGTGGAGTTGGCTGCAGTCTGATAGTCTGGGAAGAATTCTGGTCCTGGTTGGCTGGAGCTGGGGGCTGTTGTGGGAGAGGTTTCAGATCGTTCCGAAGGGCAGTTATCTGTGTGTTCTGAATAAACAAGATTTAAAAAGTCATTGGTAAATTGAACAGAAGGGCAATTGAAAGAGCAAGATatgcgccctggccaggtagctcagttggttagagcatcaccccaatatgccaaagatgcgggttcaatccctggtcagggcacatataggaatcaacaaatgaatgcataaataagtgaaacaacagatcaatgtttctctgtctcccttcctgtgtctcttatcattaaaaaaaaaaaaaaaaagtgagatgcctgaccaggtggtggcgcagtggatagagcgtcggactgggatgcggaaggacccatgttcgagaccccgaggttgccagcttgagcgcgggctcatctggcttgagcaaaaagctcaccagcttggacccaaggtcgctggctccagcaaggggttactcggtctgctgaaggcccacggtcaaggcacatatgagaaagcaatcaatgaacaactaagaagtcgcaaggcgcaatgaaaaactaatgattgatgcttctcatctctctccgttcctgtctgtctgtccctgtctatctctgcctctgtaaaaaaaaaaaaaaaaaaagtgagatatgGTAGGACTCATCCCAGTCACACAAATTTACACTGACACATTCTATAGAAATTGCTCATGTAgtctgaccagtgatggtgcagtggatgcagcatcgacctggaaggtTGGGtccccagttagaaaccctggtgTCCTGAGCTTGAGCATActatcattaacatgatcccaaggtcactggcttgagcccaaaggtcgctggcttgagcaaggggtcactcactctgcttgagccccctagtcaaggcacgtatgaaaagctcaatgaacaactaaagtaaagcaactatgggttgaagcttctccctctctttctctctcaaaaagaaaaggaagaaattgttCACATACAATCCCAATTTGGACATGGAGACATTCTgacttttttccttctactttacTGTCAAATGGCATCCTCTTCCCCTCACTGAAAATTAGGTTTCAATAACTTTATAGGCATGCCAGGGAGAGCCACTCTGCCACAGTGAATACTTATGAGTATCTATTTCAAGAAACAGGTTTGATATCACAGGTCTACTATGTGTTTGATTCAGGGCGAGATTAGTTTCTTGGTACGTGGGAGGCTGTATctaacatctttttctttttcccaaaagTATAACTGTGTATGCAGACATCTCACTGTCAATCAAAAAGCCTGATGTTTTCAACTAAAAGAGAAAGTACTTGTCACAGCTCCATCCTCTACCAGCCAGAGGCAGCAGGCAAGGCCGTCTTCAGTGTATCCTCTGGCAGGGCGACGACCAACATGTTCCTCTCCTTGAGTTTCCAGGCAGCCTGACATCTCTGGTTTGTTTTCAGCTTGTGATCAGAGTCCATATTTGATAAGAATTTGTACATTAACTGTAGTAAGATAATTTGTAGGCAGGAAGCGTCTGTGGAGAAATCTGAAGCTATCTAGCTCATAGTGTCTCTTGATCTGTTCTTTCCAAGAAACAGCAGATTGTCCTTTTTACAGGCTAGAtgatcacatttttatttaagtactaaTGCTATTCTGAGTCCTAAATAAAAGTACACTAACCTGCAGCAGGTGACATGGATGCTGCCAGTGTTTGAAAGAAGGACCTCCATGTTCTGCGTACTAAATCTTGGCACCGCTCAAGGTTCTAAAGAACAGAAGGGCCCAACCTACAAACTCTGCCTCAGGGATCTTTCACCAGCTTCCAGGGAGCAATATGATCCCTTTTTGATGTCCATTTGCTCCTACCTGTTCACTTAATCCAGTTTGTATTTATAAAACCCCAAGGCTCTTACTTATatcctcactttctctctgtaATGTTTACCTGTATGTAAATTTGTACATAAATCATTATGTGTATCTCTGCCTTGGAACAGTTTGTGTTGCCTTAAACACAAAGACACATCTCTGTTCACATTCTGTGACTATGTGTATAAACCTTTCACTTGCAGGTATCCATGCACATATGTCTCAGAGACGGGTGACTAGTGTGGGTCAGGAGTACCTGAACCGGTAGGACTTGGTGTGGTCAAAATGTCTCCCACTTCCCTGACTCCTTCACTGCAGTGTGGAGGTCACCTTCATTTCCTTCCACTGTCATTTTAAGTTTGCTTTTGTTGatcagattttgtttgtttgtttggggtggCCACTGATTTCACATAGGATGACCATGACAGAAGAAATACTTAAGTACCACGCTTTTTACTTTAGATTTGGAGCAGTGGTGATTTGACTATTCCCAATATCCTGCTTAACTCcttttgtgatttcattttaGTATCATAGAAGGTGAGGTGAAAATTGTATTAAATCTGTCATTAAGTCAATAAAACACTAGTTTGAGTTGCACTGTATTCTGTGCATTCTAGGACAAtatcacaaatacacacacacaattttaaatattaaatatatccaTCTTCTGCGCTTAAGTAGTATAGATATATGAGGAACATGAAATTTCTTCTCTAAGTCTAGGAATACTCCAAGCTGTTATGTCAACAGAAAAGGACTTTGTTGATATAGAACATACATAAAACATCATCTATTTTATCCTAAATTGTCACTTCAGTCATTGATTGCCATTTAACTTTTCACATGTTCAGGACTGAtcccaatataaaatattatgtttccTGAAAGCAGAAACTGTGTC
The DNA window shown above is from Saccopteryx bilineata isolate mSacBil1 chromosome 2, mSacBil1_pri_phased_curated, whole genome shotgun sequence and carries:
- the BCL9 gene encoding B-cell CLL/lymphoma 9 protein, with protein sequence MHSSNPKVRNSPSGNTQSSPKSKQEVMVRPPTVMSPSGNPQLDSKFSNQGKQGGSASQSQPSPCDSKSGGHTPKVLPGPGGSMGLKNGAGNGAKGKGKRERSISADSFDQRDPGTPNDDSDIKECNSADHIKSQDSQHTPHSMTPSNTTAPRSSTPSHGQTTAPEPTPAQKTPAKVVYVFSTEMANKAAEAVLKGQVETIVSFHIQNISNSKTERSTAPLNTQITALRNDLKPLPQQPPAPANQDQNSSQTIRLQPTPPIPAPAPKPAAPPHPLDRDSPGVESKLIPSVGSPASSTPLPSDGTGPNLTPNNRAVTPVSQGSNSSSADPKAPPPPPVASGEAPTLGENPDGLSQEQLEHRERSLQTLRDIQRMLFPDEKEFTGGQSGGPQQNSGVLDAPQKKPEGPIQAMMAQSQSLGKGPGPRTDLGAPFGPQGHRDVPFSPDEMVPPSMNSQSGPMGPDHLDHMTPEQIAWLKLQQEFYEEKRRKQEQVVVQQCSLQDMMVHQHGPRGVVRGPPPPYQMNPGEGWGPGAGEPFADGINMPHSLPPRGMAPHPNMPGTQMRLPGFSGMINSEMEGPNVPNPASRPGLSGVSWPDDVPKIPDGRNFPPGQGVFSGPGRGERFPNPQGLSEEMFQQQLAEKQLGLPPGMSMESIRPSMEVNRMIPGSQRHMESGNNPIFPRIPVEGPLSPSRGDFAKGIPPQMGPGRELEFGMVPSGMKGDVSLNVNMGSNSQMLPQKMRESGAGPEEMMKLRPSGTDMLPAQQKMVPLPFGEHPQQEYGMGPRPFLPMSQGPGSNSGLRNLRESIGPDQRTNSRLSHMPPLPLNPSSNPTSLNTAPPVQRGLGRKPLDISVVGSQVHSPGINPLKSPTMRQVQSPMLGSPSGNLKSPQTPSQLAGMLAGPAAAASIKSPPILGSAAASPVHLKSPSLPAPSPGWTSSPKPPLQSPGIPPNHKAPLTMASPAMLGSVESGGPPPPAASQSASVNIPGSLPSSTPYTMPPEPTLSQNPLSIMMSRMSKFAMPSSTPLYHDAIKTVASSDDDSPPARSPNLPSMNNMPGMGINTQNPRISGPNPVVPMPTLSPMGMTQPLSHSNQMPSPNAMGPSIPPHGVPMGPGLMSHNPIMGHGSQEPPMVPQGRMGFPQGFPPVQSPPQQVPFPHNGPSGGQGSFPGGMGFPGEGSLGRPSNLPPSSADAALCKPGGPGGPDSFAVLGNSMPSVFTDPDLQEVIRPGATGIPEFDLSRIIPSEKPSQTLQYFPRGEVPGRKQPQGPGPGFSHIQGMMGEQAPRMGLALPGMGGPGPVGTPDIPLGTAPTMPGHNPIRPPAFLQQGMMGPHHRMMSPAQSTMPGQPTLMSNPAAAVGMIPGKDRGPAGLYTHPGPVGSPGMMMSMQGMMGPQQNIMIPPQMRPRGMATDVGMGGFSQGPGNPGNMMF